The following proteins come from a genomic window of Streptomyces sp. NBC_00539:
- a CDS encoding YhgE/Pip domain-containing protein: protein MTSAGSGKQEALARSFTVARRGKIWLVPTVLCGLVALFLTLLYMGGILNPQGNLHRLPIALVNADQGPPLPGQQQTLGARVSQSVIAATPAGTVDWRRLSQAQMQDQLASGKVYGALVIPADFTGSVAALATPRGTARPTLTVLTNPGLGSLGSSLAGQITQRAAHQASLEIGRELVSQATVAGADTTTRTLLGDPITVTTRVGHPIGRQSGLGLTAFYFALLLVLTGFIGGNIINSGVDAALGYTDNEIGPWHTRRPTVPISRTQTLLLKMIMTAGITVLTTSLLMIAAIGILGMDATHLPLLWIFSYCASLAVGLGVQAINAAFGGIGQVVSMFVFIALALPSSGATIPLHAVPGFYRFLALFEPMRQLSGGVRAILYFDARADAGLTRGWVMIAIGVTVALLFGFAMTLYYDRKGLHRLVARAAATSGEAP from the coding sequence ATGACCTCGGCGGGTTCCGGAAAGCAGGAAGCGCTCGCGCGCTCCTTCACTGTGGCGCGTCGGGGAAAGATCTGGCTGGTGCCGACTGTCCTGTGCGGCTTGGTCGCACTGTTCCTGACGCTGCTTTACATGGGTGGCATCCTCAACCCCCAAGGCAACCTGCACCGTCTGCCGATCGCCCTGGTCAACGCGGACCAGGGACCGCCGCTGCCGGGACAACAACAGACGTTGGGCGCGCGGGTGAGCCAGTCGGTCATCGCGGCGACCCCGGCAGGCACCGTGGATTGGCGTCGGCTCAGCCAGGCTCAGATGCAGGATCAGCTGGCGTCGGGCAAGGTGTACGGCGCCTTGGTCATCCCAGCGGACTTCACCGGCTCGGTGGCGGCCCTGGCGACTCCCCGGGGCACGGCACGGCCCACCCTCACTGTCCTGACCAACCCCGGGCTGGGCAGCCTCGGCTCCTCCCTGGCCGGCCAGATCACCCAGCGTGCGGCTCATCAAGCCTCGCTGGAGATCGGCCGAGAGCTGGTGAGCCAGGCAACCGTCGCGGGTGCCGACACCACGACCCGTACCCTCCTCGGCGACCCGATCACCGTGACCACCCGGGTGGGTCACCCCATCGGCAGACAGAGCGGCCTCGGCCTGACCGCGTTCTACTTCGCCCTGCTTCTGGTGCTCACCGGGTTCATCGGCGGAAACATCATCAACAGCGGCGTCGACGCGGCCCTGGGTTACACCGACAACGAGATCGGGCCCTGGCACACGCGACGGCCGACCGTGCCGATCAGCCGCACCCAGACACTGCTGCTGAAAATGATCATGACAGCGGGAATCACTGTTCTCACCACCAGCCTGCTGATGATCGCCGCGATCGGGATCCTGGGCATGGACGCAACTCACCTGCCGCTGTTGTGGATCTTCTCCTACTGCGCGAGCTTGGCCGTGGGCCTGGGAGTGCAAGCCATCAACGCGGCCTTCGGCGGGATCGGCCAGGTGGTGTCCATGTTCGTTTTCATCGCCTTGGCCCTGCCGTCCTCGGGGGCGACGATTCCCCTCCATGCCGTTCCGGGTTTCTACCGTTTCCTGGCGCTGTTCGAACCGATGCGCCAACTGAGTGGCGGCGTGCGGGCCATCCTCTACTTCGACGCCCGGGCTGACGCCGGCCTGACCCGTGGCTGGGTCATGATTGCCATCGGCGTTACCGTCGCCCTGCTGTTCGGCTTCGCCATGACCCTCTACTACGACCGCAAGGGGCTGCACCGCCTGGTCGCGCGGGCTGCCGCAACGTCCGGCGAGGCACCGTGA
- a CDS encoding alcohol dehydrogenase translates to MSTYRAAQVDTANGSFRIVEREVSPPSPRHVRIAVEACGICHSDAIFVNGGMPGTRFPLVPGHEVAGRIEELGEGAEADNWNVGDRVTVGWFGGSCGHCTPCRQGDYIVCDNLKIPGYAYDGGFAEALIAPIDALARIPDALQASDAGPMACAGVTTYNGLRRSSARPGDLVAVLGIGGLGHLGVQYAVAMGFETVAMARGTEKAEFAKQLGAHHYIDSTGPTPVAESLLSLGGARAVLATAGSSEAIAAAVDGMTHRGELVVIGASPDPLGVSPLQLIMRGRTVRGHPSGSAQDVEDTMAFSVLHGIRPMVETVPLTEAEGAYRKMLSDAARFRMVLTNG, encoded by the coding sequence ATGAGCACCTATCGAGCCGCGCAGGTCGACACCGCGAACGGATCCTTCCGGATCGTCGAGCGCGAGGTATCGCCTCCGAGCCCCCGTCACGTACGGATTGCGGTCGAGGCCTGCGGAATCTGCCACAGTGACGCCATCTTCGTGAACGGCGGCATGCCCGGCACGCGGTTCCCTCTGGTTCCGGGCCACGAAGTCGCCGGGCGCATCGAGGAACTCGGGGAAGGAGCCGAGGCCGACAACTGGAACGTGGGAGACCGGGTCACGGTGGGTTGGTTCGGAGGGAGTTGCGGTCACTGCACTCCCTGCCGGCAGGGCGACTACATCGTCTGCGACAACCTCAAGATTCCTGGCTACGCCTACGACGGAGGGTTCGCCGAGGCCCTGATCGCACCGATCGACGCCCTGGCCCGGATTCCCGACGCCCTCCAGGCGTCCGACGCGGGACCCATGGCGTGCGCGGGCGTCACCACGTACAACGGTCTGCGGCGCAGCTCCGCCCGGCCCGGCGACCTCGTGGCCGTCCTGGGCATCGGTGGGCTCGGTCACCTGGGGGTCCAGTACGCGGTGGCCATGGGTTTCGAGACCGTGGCCATGGCCCGAGGTACGGAGAAGGCCGAGTTCGCCAAGCAACTGGGAGCGCACCACTACATCGACAGCACGGGACCGACACCGGTCGCGGAATCCCTCCTGTCCCTGGGCGGTGCCAGAGCCGTACTGGCCACGGCCGGAAGCTCCGAGGCCATCGCGGCAGCGGTCGACGGCATGACGCACCGAGGCGAACTCGTGGTCATCGGAGCGAGCCCCGACCCGCTGGGCGTCAGCCCGCTCCAGCTGATCATGCGCGGCAGGACCGTACGTGGGCACCCGTCCGGCAGCGCACAGGACGTGGAGGACACCATGGCGTTCAGCGTTCTGCACGGCATTCGTCCCATGGTGGAGACCGTGCCGCTGACAGAGGCGGAGGGTGCCTACCGGAAGATGCTTTCGGATGCAGCGCGTTTCCGGATGGTGCTCACGAACGGCTGA
- a CDS encoding DUF6233 domain-containing protein codes for MSDTEERLERWRAVQAWLTWQQHQVARTVAALEAALTEEQSRLPLPPPPDWKAEAIRTADGPQALRVHVGGCGMGKGKPIDRDQARRMLADGVEPCPYCRPDNALGMPG; via the coding sequence ATGAGTGACACCGAGGAGCGTCTTGAGCGGTGGCGGGCGGTCCAGGCCTGGCTGACCTGGCAGCAACACCAGGTCGCACGCACCGTCGCCGCACTCGAAGCCGCCCTCACCGAGGAGCAGAGCCGACTTCCCTTGCCGCCTCCCCCGGACTGGAAAGCCGAAGCCATCCGCACCGCCGACGGCCCTCAAGCACTGCGCGTGCACGTCGGCGGGTGCGGGATGGGCAAGGGCAAGCCCATTGACCGCGACCAAGCCCGCCGCATGCTCGCCGACGGCGTGGAACCCTGCCCGTACTGCAGACCCGACAACGCCCTCGGCATGCCCGGCTGA
- a CDS encoding SDR family oxidoreductase yields MNGKAVLVTGGSRGIGAAIALAMAEAGADVAITYAANEVAAEEVIGKVKAFGRRGVAVRADAGDVADAAAAVDWAAQSLGRLDVLVNNAGVGVVGPLEELTLADVDRVLAVNVRGAFLASQAAAGHMSQGGRIITIGTCMAQRVPGPGGTLYTMSKSALTGLSKALARELGGRGITSNIVHPGPVDTDMNPGDGPYAGPQAAMTALGRFGRPQEIAAMVTFLAGDGATYITGAEFSVDGGHAA; encoded by the coding sequence ATGAACGGCAAGGCGGTACTGGTGACGGGTGGCAGTCGGGGGATCGGTGCGGCGATCGCGCTGGCGATGGCCGAGGCGGGAGCCGATGTGGCCATCACCTACGCGGCCAACGAGGTGGCGGCGGAGGAAGTGATCGGCAAGGTGAAGGCGTTCGGCCGTCGGGGCGTCGCGGTCAGAGCGGACGCGGGCGACGTCGCCGACGCAGCGGCCGCTGTGGACTGGGCGGCGCAGTCACTGGGCCGGCTCGATGTACTGGTCAACAATGCGGGCGTGGGGGTTGTCGGTCCGCTGGAGGAGCTCACCTTGGCCGATGTCGATCGCGTGCTCGCGGTCAACGTGCGGGGGGCCTTCCTCGCTTCTCAGGCGGCAGCGGGCCATATGAGTCAGGGAGGCCGGATCATCACCATCGGCACTTGTATGGCCCAGCGGGTGCCGGGCCCCGGGGGAACCCTCTACACGATGAGCAAGTCCGCGCTCACCGGACTCAGCAAAGCCCTCGCCCGCGAACTCGGAGGAAGGGGGATCACCTCCAACATCGTCCACCCCGGACCGGTGGACACCGATATGAACCCCGGCGACGGGCCCTACGCGGGCCCCCAGGCCGCGATGACGGCCTTGGGCCGGTTCGGCCGTCCGCAGGAGATCGCCGCCATGGTCACCTTCCTCGCCGGCGACGGAGCCACCTACATCACCGGCGCCGAATTCTCCGTCGACGGCGGCCACGCCGCCTGA
- a CDS encoding MFS transporter: MAGTAAGARRVLAPLALAQFICSFAGSNMNVMINDISEDLDTTVQGVQVAITIFLLVMAALMIPGGKLTDKWGRKRCLLAGLVIYGVGAVLSAAAPGLGVLILGNSILEGVGTALLIPPVYILTTLLFTDTASRARAFGAIMAMGGIGAAAGPLIGGLITSAISWRAAFVFQALVIVVIVVLSRRLVDPLPPDPARPFDTVGAVLSAAGLVLLVTGILAVDNNGWLALGLLLGGALGLVGFFAWVRGRERAGREALLSTALFRNRTSNLGLVTQNTQWLMLMGVSFTVAAYLQVVRGYDAIETGIIFTAATLGILASSLAAEKLARRHAQRTLIMVGFIVTIAGIALLLALVAWKPGAWAFAPGLLLIGLGLGVMLTPSVNMVQSCFPETQQGEISGLSRSISNLGSSLGTAVAGTILVSGLSKGAYAAAMAALAVVGLGGLTAAGLLPRGARPSAIGAGTTTPPDASQQ; encoded by the coding sequence ATGGCGGGGACGGCGGCGGGGGCTCGACGGGTGCTTGCCCCGCTGGCGTTGGCACAGTTCATCTGCAGCTTCGCCGGCTCCAACATGAACGTGATGATCAACGACATCAGCGAGGACCTGGACACCACCGTGCAGGGTGTCCAGGTCGCGATCACGATCTTCCTGCTGGTGATGGCTGCGCTGATGATCCCGGGCGGGAAACTGACCGACAAGTGGGGGCGCAAGCGCTGTCTGCTGGCAGGACTGGTGATCTACGGGGTCGGGGCGGTGCTCAGCGCGGCAGCGCCGGGGCTGGGTGTGCTGATCCTCGGGAACTCGATTCTGGAGGGCGTGGGCACGGCGCTGCTGATCCCGCCGGTCTACATCCTGACCACGCTGTTGTTCACGGACACGGCGTCGAGGGCGCGTGCGTTCGGCGCGATCATGGCGATGGGCGGGATCGGGGCGGCCGCCGGTCCGCTGATCGGTGGGCTGATCACGAGCGCGATCAGCTGGCGGGCCGCGTTCGTGTTCCAGGCGCTGGTGATCGTGGTGATCGTGGTGCTCAGCCGCCGGCTCGTCGACCCGCTGCCGCCCGACCCGGCCCGGCCCTTCGACACGGTGGGGGCCGTTCTGTCGGCGGCCGGCCTGGTGCTGCTGGTGACCGGCATCCTGGCCGTCGACAACAACGGCTGGCTGGCGCTGGGCCTGCTGCTGGGTGGCGCGCTGGGGCTGGTCGGTTTCTTCGCCTGGGTGCGCGGCCGTGAGCGCGCCGGCCGGGAGGCACTGCTGTCGACCGCGCTGTTCCGCAACCGCACCTCCAACCTCGGCCTGGTTACCCAGAACACACAGTGGCTGATGCTGATGGGCGTCTCGTTCACCGTCGCCGCCTACCTGCAAGTCGTGCGCGGCTACGACGCGATCGAGACCGGCATCATCTTCACCGCCGCCACCCTCGGCATCCTCGCCTCCTCGCTGGCGGCCGAGAAGCTGGCCCGGCGCCATGCGCAACGGACCCTCATCATGGTGGGCTTCATCGTGACGATCGCGGGCATCGCCTTACTCCTCGCCCTGGTCGCCTGGAAGCCCGGTGCCTGGGCGTTCGCTCCCGGCCTGCTGCTGATCGGTTTGGGCCTGGGAGTGATGCTCACCCCCTCGGTGAACATGGTCCAGTCGTGCTTCCCCGAGACGCAGCAGGGCGAGATCTCCGGGCTGTCGCGCAGCATCTCCAACCTCGGCTCCTCACTCGGCACGGCCGTGGCGGGCACGATCTTGGTGTCGGGGCTCAGCAAGGGCGCGTATGCGGCGGCGATGGCGGCGCTCGCGGTCGTCGGCCTGGGCGGACTGACCGCCGCGGGCCTGCTGCCCCGCGGCGCCCGGCCCTCGGCCATCGGAGCCGGGACGACGACGCCGCCAGACGCGTCACAGCAGTGA
- a CDS encoding PP2C family protein-serine/threonine phosphatase — MRPEIDYRALFTATPSPYLVLGPDLVIVAVNEAYLRATDRSRQDLVGQHVFEAFPDNPGDPSADGVSNLGASLGRVLATGQADTMPVQKYDIPVVSQPGVFEERWWSPVNTPVKGSDGRVAWIIHRVEDVTALMRSRRFRHYYEGQPRKEGMEAELYARARELQRLNEELREAHAREREVALTLQEAMLRSPDLARHTDVAVRYLPAIGSLNVCGDWYDAVDLPQDRFTVAVGDVVGHGLEAATVMGMLRSALSAASRAVVGPAQALEVLGMYARSVDGALAATAVTVLVDTRSQLLVYSSAGHPPPVLLHTDGTCELLDQATDPPLGARPEHVPRPQSGTAFHRGDTLVLYTDGLIERRNEDIDSGLSRLTTALGGLVDLGPEQLADTLLAQLGVVGGARDDIALVVVRL; from the coding sequence GTGAGGCCGGAGATCGACTACAGGGCGTTGTTCACCGCAACGCCGAGCCCGTATTTGGTGCTGGGGCCGGACCTGGTGATCGTCGCTGTCAACGAGGCCTATCTGCGGGCGACGGACCGCAGCCGTCAGGACCTGGTGGGCCAGCATGTGTTCGAGGCGTTTCCCGACAATCCGGGTGATCCGAGCGCGGATGGGGTGAGCAACCTCGGGGCGTCGTTGGGCCGGGTGTTGGCCACGGGTCAGGCGGACACCATGCCGGTGCAGAAGTACGACATCCCCGTGGTCTCGCAACCGGGGGTGTTCGAGGAGCGCTGGTGGTCGCCGGTGAACACGCCCGTCAAGGGCTCGGACGGCCGGGTGGCGTGGATCATCCACCGGGTGGAGGACGTGACCGCGTTGATGCGGTCCCGCCGGTTCCGCCACTACTACGAGGGCCAGCCGCGCAAGGAAGGGATGGAGGCCGAGCTGTACGCGCGGGCGCGGGAACTGCAGCGGCTGAACGAGGAGCTGCGGGAGGCGCACGCCCGGGAGCGGGAGGTTGCCCTCACCCTGCAGGAGGCGATGCTGCGCTCCCCGGACCTTGCCCGCCACACCGATGTCGCGGTGCGCTACCTGCCCGCGATCGGTTCGCTGAACGTGTGCGGCGACTGGTACGACGCCGTCGACCTGCCCCAGGACCGGTTTACCGTCGCTGTCGGCGACGTCGTCGGCCACGGCCTGGAAGCCGCCACCGTCATGGGCATGCTCCGCAGTGCCCTGTCCGCTGCCAGCCGGGCGGTCGTCGGACCGGCCCAGGCCCTGGAGGTGCTGGGCATGTACGCCCGCTCCGTCGACGGGGCACTCGCGGCGACCGCGGTCACCGTTCTCGTGGACACCCGCTCCCAGTTGCTCGTCTACTCCAGTGCCGGGCATCCGCCGCCGGTGCTGCTACATACGGACGGCACCTGCGAGCTGCTGGACCAGGCCACCGACCCGCCGCTGGGGGCCCGGCCCGAACACGTTCCCCGGCCCCAATCGGGCACCGCCTTCCACCGGGGTGACACGCTCGTCCTCTATACGGACGGGTTGATCGAACGCCGTAATGAGGACATCGACTCCGGCCTGAGCCGCCTCACCACGGCCCTCGGCGGCCTGGTCGACCTCGGCCCGGAGCAGCTCGCCGATACGCTGCTTGCGCAACTCGGTGTCGTCGGCGGCGCCCGTGACGACATCGCCCTCGTCGTCGTACGCCTCTGA